Genomic segment of Pirellulales bacterium:
CGGGCAGCCCGAGGTCGCCGTGAATATCGACGTAGCGGCCCCCGCGGGTTGAGGGAAATTGGCAAACTTTGCCGATCAGCGCGAGTTTCCGGCCAGCAGGTGGCCGTCGGATGCTAGCTGCTGGCGGGTCGGTTGTTTTCGCGCTTCGCAGTCCACGCCGCCAACCGACGTTGATCCAAATTCACAATTCCTGGTAACCTACCGCCGCAAATCCCGAAGTTGCCGCGCGAAAAGGAGTTCGTCGCCGCGGCACAAGCGGGTTCGGGACGCGCCCCGAAGAAGCACCTCAGCGTGATTACGCGATCTGGAAGTCACGCGGTGCTGATCGGTTGGAAGTGTACACGGTGCAGTTCATCGCGCGGTCGGCCGTAGGAAAAAGCGGCCGGCGCGCGACAATCTTTCCTCGTCATGGATGACTTGCCATGCCTTCGCCTGCCCAAGCGGTCGCGAAATTCGCATTCCTCACGCTCGTCGTGTGCGGGCTGATTGGCGCTCGACACGAGCTGCGCGCCCAGAACACTTTGAAAATCAAAGTCGACGCCGGCGAGCCGCAATGGATCTGGTCGGCGAAGAACGCCAAGGATCAAATCCCCAACGAGCGCTGCTACTTCCGCAAGTCGTTCACGATGGGCGACGTCGAGCAGGGAAAAGTACAAATCACTTGCGATGATCGCTTCGACCTGTACGTCAATGGACGGCTCGTTGGCTCAGGCACCGAATGGCAAAAGCTGAAGAGCTTCGATATTCAGCGATTCCTCGTGTCCGGTCCAAACACGATCGCCGTCGCCGCCGAGAACACCACGCCGGGTAGCGCCGGCCTCGTGGCGCGGATCACGGTGCGACAAAAAGGAAGCACCGACGTTTCGCATTCGACCGACGCCACATGGCGAACCAGCGATCACGAAACCGTGGGCTGGGAAAAGCCCGGCTTCGATGACGCCGCCTGGCCGCTCCCGCAAGTATTGGGTGAGTTCGGTCACGCGGCCCCGTGGGGGAACAAAGTCACGGCATCCGACGGCGCGCAAATCGCGCGTTTCACCATCGCGCCCGAGTTCCGCGTCGAGCGCGTCTTGAAGGCCGACGATACGGGCTCGTTGATCGCCATGTCGTTCAACGAGTTCGGCGAAATGCTCGCCTCGCGCGAAGGCGGCCCGCTATTGATCATTACCGACAACGATCAGGACGGCGTGCCCGATACGGTGAACACCTATTGCGATCAGATCAAGACCGTTCAGGGCATCCTGCCGCTCAATGGCAACGTGTTTGCCGTGGGCGAAGGACCCGAGGGGATCGGCCTGTATCGTCTGACCGATGAGAATCAGGATCGCCAGGCCGATACCGTCAAGCTGCTTCTGAAGTTCAAGGGCGAAATGCACGAGCACGGCCCGCACGCCGTGGTACTAGGGCCCGACGGCTTGATCTATTTGATGATCGGCAATCACACAGCCTGCACTTCGCCCGAGGAAGGTGGCGGCCCGCACCATCACTGGTACGAAGGCGACCTGGTGCAACCCCGCTACGAGGATGCCGGCGGACACGCCGTGGGCATCAAGGCGCCGGGCGGCGTCGTGCTGCGAACCGATACCGAGGGAAGCTTCGTGCAGACGTTCGCCGGCGGCTTCCGCAATGCTTATGACCTGGCCTTCAATCGGCAGGGCGATCTGTTCACCTTCGATTCGGATATGGAGTGGGACGAAGGCTTGCCCTGGTACCGACCCACGCGCATCAACCACATTACCGCGGGGGGAGAATTCGGCTGGCGCAGCGGCTGGGCCAACTGGCCCGAGTACTTCTACGACGGTCTGCCGGCGACGTTGAACGTCGGACGCGGCTCGCCGACGGGCATGGTCGTCTACAACCACTACACGATGCCGGCGCGGTATCACAACGCGCTCTTTGCCTGCGATTGGTCGCAGGGACGAATTCTGGCGATCAGGATGACGCCCGGGCGCGGCAGCTACGAGGCGAAGAGCGAAGTCTTCCTCGAAGGTCGCCCGCTGAACGTCACCGACATCGAGGTCGGTCCGGACGGCTGGCTCTATTTCTGCACCGGCGGCCGCGGCACCGACGGCGGCGTCTACCGCGTCGTCTGGACAGGTAAGATTCCGCCGCGTCCGGCAACGCCGGGCGCCGTCGAAGCCATCTACCAGCCGCAGTTCGATAGCGCTTGGGGCCGACAACGGGTCGCCACCATCCAACAGAAGCTCGGCTCGAAGTGGGATCGCGAGCTGATCGGTATCGCCGAGAACGTCAAGAACAAGCCGGAGGATCGCGCGCGAGCGCTTGACCTGATGCAGTTGCTCGGGCCGTTCCCGACGGGTGAATTGCTCGTGAAGCTGTCGCGCGATCGCAGCCCAGAGATTCGCGCCAAGGTCGCTTTCTTGATGGGTTTGCATGCCGATGAAAAAACTGGGCCAGCGCTTGCTGGTTTGCTGAGCGATCCTGATCCGACGGTGCAGCGCACCGCGTGCGAAGCAATCGTGCGCAGCCACGGCGATGCGCCAACAGACAAATTGTTGAAGTTGGCCGCCAGCCCACATCGCTATGTGGCCACCGCGGCGAGCCGCGCGTTGCAACAGGCACCGCGGGATACATGGCAGGACGAAGTGCTGAACACGAAGGAACTACGTGTGTTCCTGGTGGGTGGGGCAGCGCTGGCCGCGCTCGACTCGGACCCGAATCTCGCTCGGGTGATCGTGATCCGCTGTGGGGAATGGATGAAGGGGTACGTGAGCGATCCCGACTTCATCGATTTGCTGCGGCTGATGCAAATTGCCATGCACCGCGGTCAACTCAAGGTCGACGACGTTCCGGAAGTCGCCAGGCAATTGGAACGCGAGTATCCCTCGCGCGATTACACGATCAATCGGGAGCTGTTGCGGCTGCTGGTCCATTTGCAGCAATCCGCGATCATTCCGCGGTTGCTGGAAGAACTGGAATCGAACGCCCCCATGCCGGAGAAGATCCAGGCCGCGACACACGCCCGCTTCCTGGAGTCGGGCTGGACCACGGACCAGAAAATGGCGCTTTTGGAGTTCTACGAAAAGAGCCGCGATCTGCCCGGCGGCCACAGCTATGGGTTGTATCTGGACAACTTCGGCCGTGACTTCTTTACTAAATTCAGCGAGGAAGAACGGATGCTCGTGCTCGCCCGCGGCGAGCATGCTCCGACCGCGGCGCTAACGACACTCAGCCTGATGCCGGAGAATCTGAGCAGCGAACAGCTCGAACAATTGATTCAGCTCGACGCCCGCTTGCAACCGCTGGAGCAACCGGCCGCGCAGAAGCTGCGCCTCGGTATCGTGGCCGTGCTGGCGCGCAGTGCGACGCCACGGGCCATGGCCTATCTGCGCGAACGTTTCGAAGCCGAGCCCAATCGCCGCCAGGACCTGGCCATTGGCCTGGCCCAACATCCAGACGGTGAGAACTGGCCGTACCTTCTGCGCGCCTTGCCGGTTGTCGAAGGCGGCTTGGCCCGCGAGGTTCTTGCGCAATTGACGAAGGTGGACCGCAAGCCCGAGCAGCCCGAGCCGATTCGCCAGGTGATCCTGTGCGGCCTCCGCCTGGGTGAGAACGGATCGGCGCAGGCGTCGGAACTATTGACCAAATGGACCGGCCAGCAGGCCGGCGGTGGCGGTTCGTGGGAAGCGACCATGGGCGCCTGGCAGGAATGGTTTCAGAATCAATATCCTGATCAGCCGGCCGCCACACTTCCGAAGGAAACGGCCGAAAACCGATGGACCGTGGACGAGATCGTTACTTTCCTCGCCAGCGCCGAAGGCCAAGCAGGCGATCGCGAGCGCGGCCTGGCCGTGTTCGACAAGGCGCAATGCGTCAAATGCCATCGCTTCGGGAATCGAGGCGACGGCATCGGCCCTGACCTGTCGACCGTCAGTCAGCGCTTCCAGCGGCGCGAAATCGTCGAATCCGTGATCCATCCTTCGCACGTGATCTCGGATCAATACGCCTCGAAGACGGTGCAGACCGAACGCGGCATGCAGTTTACCGGCATCGTGGGCGAGGCCGGCGTCGGGGCCGTGGTCGTGCTGCAATCGAACGGCGAGAAAGTGACCGTTCCCAAGAACGAGATCGATCAGATCTTCCCCAGCCAGAAATCGGCCATGCCTGAGGGCTTGTTCAACACGCTGACCTTGGAAGAGATCGCCGACCTGTTTGCGTATTTGTCAGCGGCGCCAGGTAAACCGAACGCCGTGGCCGAAGGGGTCGGCAAGCCGGGCATCAAGGTGCGGCAGCGGTAAGTCGCAAAATCGCGCTTCGTAGAATTCTTACGAGCGGCGGCGCTGATAGCGGCGGCTGGCGTCTTCCAGCATCTGCCGCTCGCTGGCCGATAGGCTGTCGATCCCCTCGCGCGAGACCTTGTCGAGGATCGCATCGACGCGATCGTCCAATCGTTCGCTCCCCTCGGGCCTTGGGTCGTGTACGCGCAGGCGCGGCCGCGGTCGCCAGCCTCGAAAACCGCCACTCGGCAGCAACTGCCCCAGATTGATGTGCAAGTAATAGTAGAGAGCGGCGAAGGCCGCACCAGCGAGGTGCGTTTCATAAGCCACGCGAGGACCGGCGCCACGGTGTTGCGGTCCGACAAAGCCCATGAAGTCCGAGCCGACATACAGGATTCCCAGCGCCCAGGCCGGCACCGGAAAAACTCCCCAGATGTAAATCATCCGCCGCGGGAAGTGCAGGATGTAGAGAACCATGATGCCCATCACCGCGCCCGAGGCACCCATCATGGCCGCGGCATGACGATCCCAAATCGTTTGCGAAACGACCCACGCCAACGAGGACAGGACAACGAGCGACAGGTAAATGCGCAGAAACTCCATCCGACCGTAGATCGCTTCGACATCGCGCCCGAAGAAAAACAGCACGAGCATGTTCACCAGAATGTGCCACATGTCGTACGAGTGAATGAACCCGGCGGTGAGCAATTGCCAGGCGTTCCACGGGTGCCGGAACAAATCGGGCCGCAGCGACAGATTCTCGCGCAGCGAGCCGTCGGTGAATAAATCCAGAATGTAAACCGCGACGTTGATCAGAATCAGGTTCGTGACCATCGTCCGGGCGCCACCCCCCAGAACGAAGCCCGGACGCTGTTCCTGGTAATACTCGCGATCGTAAATTCCCATGAGGGTCTCTTCCGCGCGCCGGCCGCTCGGCCGCCAGCGACAATTAATTCGCGCTTGGCGGGGACACGATTGCTCGCCCGCGCCGCGACGCATATCCGTCAAATTCTAGCCTAGAGGTGGCCGACTGGGCATGGGTACCCCGCGGCGGGTGCCGCTGAAGTGGCGGGCGCTTGCTTGTGAGCGGCTGGCGGCGATGGGATAATTGGCACGATTTGCCGCCTCGGCGTGCCTCTGGACTCCTCGCTTTCCGTTACTTCCGATAGATGGGAATAGATCTTATGCCGCAGCGACGTCTCGCCCGGTTTGCCAGTTTTGCTATCGCCATGTTCTTCGCGAGCGAGATGCTGGCCGCGGAACCAGACTGGCAACCTTTGGTGCAGGGCAATTCGCTCGACGGCTGGGTGCAGCGCGGCGGCAAGGCGAAATATCGCGCCGAAAACGGAGAAGTCGTTGGCACGAGCGTCCCGAACACCAGCAATTCCTTTCTTTGTACCGCGCGCGATTACGGCGATTTCGAGCTGGAACTGGAATTCAAGGTCGATCCCACGCTCAATTCCGGCATCCAAATCCGCAGCCAATGCTTCGACGAACCGACGGAAGTCAAAACCGCGGAAAAGACCATCAAGATTCCCGCCGGCCGGGTACACGGCTACCAGGTCGAGATCGATCCCTCGGACCGCGCGTGGAGTGCCGGCATCTACGACGAGGGGCGGCGCGGCTGGCTGAACGATTTGAAAGACAACCAGCCGGCCCGCCAGGCTTTTCGCCAAAACGACTGGAACAAAGTGCGGGTCGTGTGTCGCGGCGATTCGATTCGCACCTGGCTCAACGACGTACCCGCGGCCGACTTGAAAGACAACATGACCCCCAAAGGGTTTATCGCGCTGCAGGTGCACGGGGTAGGCAGTCGTGGCGAGCCGCTGGAAGTGCGCTGGCGCAATATCCGCATCCGCGAGCTGTAGGATTTGTAACGCCCACGGGCAATCCGCCGCTGAATGCGCTCGATTGTGGACGGCGCCATGCCGGAGAGCTACACTCAGCGCTTACTGTCTGTCTTGGACACGAATGCCAAGAGCCGAAAATCCGTCCGCAGAACTTCTGCTCACTAGCGATTCGATTCTTCGAGAGCGTGCTGGTTCGGGAACGCTCGTAAACCACGAGGAGCAATTGTCATGGCGAAACATTTTCACGTTCTCACCGTCGGCCTGCTCGCACTCGGAATATGCGCCCCGGCCTCGGCAGCCAGCCTGACCTCGGGCATGAAGAAGGGAACGCCGGCACTGAAATCGGCGGGCCCAGCCACTTTTGCACCGGAAGGAATCCTTCTCGTCGGCGACACGCAGGGAGCAAAGATCTTCGCCATCGCCACGGGAGATACCTCGAGTGGCACACCCGCCCAGCCGGTCGTGCTCGATCGCGTCGATGAAAAAGTTGCGGCACTGCTCGGCGCGGCAACGGCCGACATCTTGATCAACGACATGGCCGTCAATCCCGAGACGGGAAGCACGTTTCTCACCGTCTCGCGCGGCCGCGGCCCCGAGGCCAAGCCCGTGATCCTGCGCGTAGATTCGGCGGGCAAGCTGACCGAATTTCCGCTCACGGATGTGATGTTTTCCTCGGCCGAGATTCCCAACGCGCCGCAACAAGACAAGCAGCGCCAGGATGTCACCACCGACCTGCAGTTCACGAACGGCCAGGTGCTGGTGGCCGGATTGTCGAACGAAGAATTCGCGTCGCAACTGCGCGTGATTCCCTTCCCGTTCGCCGCGGTCGATAAGGGTACGAGCATCGAAATCTATCACGGCTCGCACGGCAAGTTCGAAACCAAGGCGCCGGTCCGCACGTTCGCCGTCTTCGATATCGCCGGCCAACCGAACGTGCTGGCCGCTTACACCTGCACCCCGCTCGTCAAGTTTCCCGTGGCCGACTTGAAGCCCGGATCGAAGGTCAAGGGAACGACGGTCGCCGAGCTGGGCAACCATAATCGCCCGCTCGATATGGTCGTGTACAACAAGGACGGCAAGGATTGGATCCTGATGTCGAATAGCGCCCGCGGTCTGATCAAGGTCGACCTGGCCTCGGTCGACAAGTCGGAGGGCATCACGGAGCGCATTCCCGACACGGCCGGCTTGCCGTACACGACGATCGAGGAATACAAGAAAGTCGATCAACTCGATCGCCTCGACAAGAACCATGCCATGTTGCTGGTGCGCAACGACGGCGGATCGTTGGCGCTAAAGGCCATCGACTTGCCGTAGCTCTGCCCCCCATGCAAGCGTTACAAGGCATTCGTTCCACCACGCTGATGCTGGTGGTGCTGGTCGTCATGGTGGGCTGCGACACGCAAAAGCCGTCGCAGTCCGCCGTGACGAATATCGGTAGCGTGGATGATCGCCACGGCGCACTGCGCGTGCAGCTCGTTGAATCCGACGATGGCGAGACAGCGAGTTTCGACTTGATCGGACTCCCGGCGAGCGAGCTGCAGGCCTTCGCCGCGCTCGATGAAGCGCAGCGCGGCGCCACGCTGCAAGTTTTCGTGGGCAAGGCCCCGACCGATGACTTGCCGGCGATCGCGGGCACGGCAACCGTCGTCGGCAATGCGTTACGGTTCAGCCCGCGCTATCCGTTCCGTAGCGGATTGCATTATTGCGTCCGCATCGACCGCGCGGCGCTCGGCAATGCTGGGGATGCCGGTGCGACGCCGGGCATCGTGTCATTTTCTCTGGCGCGTCCTGAGGGGCCCGCGACGCAAATCGCGCACGTCTACCCGACGGCGGATCGTCTGCCCGAAAACCATCTGAAGTTCTATGTGCATTTCTCGGCACCGATGAGTCGTGGCGAGGCCTACGAGCGCGTACACCTGCTCGACGCTGACGGGCATGAGCTTCCGGCCGTCTTTCTTGAGCTGGGTGAAGAGCTGTGGGATCCCGCCATGCAGCGCTTCACGCTCTTGTTCGACCCGGGGCGCGTGAAACGCGGCCTGGTGCCGCGCGAAGAGCTGGGCTCCGTGCTCACGGCGGGTCGCGACTACACATTGGTTATCGATGCCGACTGGCACGATGCGCAAGGCCAGCCCCTCGCCGCCGGTTTGCGGAAGCCGTTTCATGTAGAGGAAGTCGATCAGACGCCGATCGATATTAGCACCTGGAAGCTTGTCCCCCCGCCGGCTGCTTCGCGAGATCCGCTCGCGGTCACTTTTCCCGAACCGCTCGACCATTCCCTTTTGCAGCGATTGCTGCACGTGACGACAGCCGCAGGCGAGGCGGTAGCAGGAACCGTCGAAATCAGTCTGGCGGAAACGCGCTGGCAGTTCACGCCCGAGCAGCCGTGGCCGGCCGGCGATTATGAACTGGTCGTGGAAACCACCCTCGAAGATCTGGCCGGCAACGCCGTCGGCCGCGCGTTCGACGTCGATCTGTTCGGCCCGGTCACCGAGCGCATCGAGACCGAAACGGTGTCGCGGCCGATTACGATTGCCGCGCCGTAAACTTGCTCTCCACCAGCGTTCGGCGGAGCAGCGGCCGCCCCTCCAGCGCCTGGTTGAGCAGCAATCCGGTGATGGTTGCATACACCAGCAAGCACGCGCCGAACGTCGCCAGTTGCACGGACACCGGCGCCTGCGCCCGGAAGCGGCTGACGAGAAAGCCCGCCAGCGGCAGGATTTGCAGCGCGTGCAAAGCCACGGCATGCGCCGGCCGCAGGTCGCCGTGTTGCGTGTTCCAGTTCAAGACCGGCAGCCCAGGTCCGCCGTCGGGGCCACCGACGGAATGGGCGTCTCGGGCCACCATCAATAATCCGATGCCGGCGGCCAGAATCACGCCCGCGATTCCCGTCCGTATTCCCCACAAATAGGGCGCAGGCAACATAATGTGGCGACGGAAAAACAGAACAAGTAGCAATACGTCGAGCCCCGTGCTGAACAGGATCATCGATCCCATGATCCCGAAGACCGCGCTATTGAAGGCCGAGGTATTGTTGAAATGCGACGGCGTTCCGCGCAACGACTGCCCGGCGATGCACACGATCTCGGTAATCATCGTCACGACGGTTCCCCAGCGGATCAGCCCCTTGGCCCAGGCCGGGCCCGATAGATACGGCAGGAACCAGGCCAGCGTCCACACGTAGATCGCGATCGACGCAGCAAACTTGGCCGGCTTGATCCATGGGTTCAGGCCCAGGATCGTGCGCTGGTCCAGCGGCATCGCCAGGAGCATGAGCGCGAGTAGCGCCACCTGAAACCAGCCCAATCGCGACAGGACGCGATCACGTCGGTCGATCTCACGCAGAATCGAAAGCATGGCCGCACCCGCAGCAAGCGAACCTGGTTCCTTCGACGCATCCGCTTCATCGCGCGGCGCGAGGCCGCTTCAACGACAGAATGTGCCCAACAATTTCTGGTCCGATTTTCGAGAGTGACAAACTCTGCGCTACGGCGCACAAGTCGACGGCCGCTTTTGGCATGCCGTAGACCACCGACGTCTCGCGATCCTGGGCCAGCGTCAGCCAGCCCGCGCGCTGCAGGGCGAGCATGCCGCGACCGCCATCGCTTCCCATGCCGGTCAAAATGCCGCCGACTCCCGGCGTCGTCCAGTGCCGCGCTGCGCTCTCGCAGAAGACATCGACGGAAGGCCGGTAAGGATTTCCCAAGGGCTCCGCGGAATACTGAAATCGTCGATTCGCGCGCAACAGGAGATGATCATTCGTGGCGGCAAGCGCCACCGCGCCCGCGCGCGGCTCCTCGCCCGCCCGGGCAACAGCGACGGGTAACCGGGTGCGGGTGGATAGCCAGTGTGCCAGCCCCGAAGCAAAATCGGCAGCGATGTGTTGCACGATGACGACCGCCGCGGGAAAGTCGGCGGGAAACGTCGAAAGCACCTGCGCCGCGGCCTCGGGGCCACCAGTCGACGCGCCCAGGATGACTAGCGGCGGCAGCTCACCGACCGCCGCTGGCGGCGACACGGCCGTTACATGTGCCGCGGAAATATCCGCACGCGGGCCGCTCATGTCGGCGCCAGCACGCGAAGCGCTTATTTGCGTGCTCCGCGCCAGCTTCGCGATCCGCGCAAGCATCGGCTCGGCATCTTGCACGACGCCTCCCGGCCCGAAGGTGGGGGTGTTCACCGCGTCCAGCCCGCCATGACCCATGGCCGCATACACCTGGTTCAAGTTGCCCGTCACGCTCGAAGTTACGAGCAGAATCGGGCAGGGCGTGGCGGCCATGATGCGGCGCGTGGCCTCGACCCCATCCATGACCGGCATCACCAGGTCCATCAAGATGATGTCGGGCAAGTCGGCCGCGGCCCGGGCTACGGCCTCTTCGCCGTTTTCGGCAGTCCAGGCGATCGTGTAGGCCGGCACCGAGAGCACGGCGCGGCGCAACACCTCACGTGCCAATGCCAAGTCATTAACGATCGCGATGCGCATATCGACTCGAAGAAATGACCGCGGCTTGCTCCCCGCCGCGTGCCGCTGATTTCATCTTATCAGGCGGCGTTTGTCTACGCCGACTCGCCGATACAATCCCGCACGGCCTGCAAGAACGTGTCGTCGTGAAAGCTGCTTTTCGTCAGGTAGTAATTGGCCCCCACGTCCAGGCCGCGCAGGCGGTCCTCGGCCCGTTCCTTGTACGAAACGATGATCACGGGCAGTCCCGCCAGCGACGCTTCGCCGCGAATCAGCTTGACCAGCTCCAGGCCATTCATGCGCGGCATATCGACATCCGAGATCACCAGGTCGAACCGTTCGGCGCGCACCATGTTCCAGCCTTCTTGCCCATCGACGGCGACGGTCACATCGTAACCGCGGCTGCGCAAGATCTGCCGTTCGACTTCCCGGACGGTGATCGAATCGTCGACGACCAGCACTTTCTTCTTCGGGCCGGTCGAGGTGTCGGCGCGCGATTGACGCTGGAGCGAGCCACCTTGAATGTGGCGGTCCAGCGAGCGTATGAGGTCCTCAACATCGGCGATCAGCACGGGCGAGCCGTCGTCCAGAATCGCCGCCGCACTCGTGTTCGGCACTTTTCCAAGCCGCGGATCGAGCGGCCGTACGACCAGGTCCTGCTCGCCGCGAAAATCATCCACGATCAGGCCATACTGTCCTGTCGAATCGCTGACCAAGAGAACCAGGAATTCCTGCTTTTCCAGCGGCTGCCTCGTCAGGCCCAATGCCTGTGATGCCAGGAGCACGCCGACGTTCTGGCCATCGACCATGATAAATTGCCGATTCTCGAGCGAACGCAGCGAAGCCGACGGAACTTGCAGCAGGCGATCAATGCGATTGTGCGGAAAGGCGTACGGCTCGCCGTCGATTTCGACGATCACGGCCCGCAACACCGAGAGCGTGATCGGCAACTGCAGATGGAACGTCGCGCCTTGGCCCGGTCGTGTCGTGATTCGCACCGAACCGCCGATGCGCCGCACCGATTGCTGTACGACGTCCAAGCCCACGCCGCGGCCTGAATATTCCGTGACTTTCTCGGCCGTGGAGAAACCGGGCAGGAAAAGGAATTCCAGCACCTCGGCCGGCGTCATCGCCTGGCTCAGCTCGGCGGTCGTCAGGCCGCGCTCGACGATTTTCTGGCGGATACGATCGACGTCCAGGCCGCGACCGTCGTCGGCGATCGTGATGGCCAGCATGCCGGCCCGATGCCGCACCTCAAGCTTCACAAGACCGGTCGGTGACTTGCCGGCCGCTTCGCGCACATCAGGCATCTCGATGCCGTGGTCGACGGCGTTGCGCAAAAGATGCGTCAGCGGTGCTTCCAGCTTTTCCAGCACGTCGCGATCGACGTCCGCTTCCAGCCCGTCGATCTCCAAGCGGACTTGCTTGCCGAGCTGTCGGGCCATGTCGCGCACCAGGCGTGGAAAACCGTGCGCGCCGTCGCCAAAAGGCCGCATGCGGCTGACGATCACTTCGTGATACAGCCGGCTGTTGAGATCCTCGGCCTGGGCCGCATGATCGTCGAAAGCGGACAACCGCTCGGCCAGTACGTGCCGGCAAGTGGCCGCGCCTTGCCGAGCCTGATTCACCAGGCCAATCGTGTCTTCGTCGGCACCGCGCGCCGGCAGTGCGTGCGACAGGTTATCGAGCAGCAGGGCCACGT
This window contains:
- a CDS encoding HEAT repeat domain-containing protein, yielding MPSPAQAVAKFAFLTLVVCGLIGARHELRAQNTLKIKVDAGEPQWIWSAKNAKDQIPNERCYFRKSFTMGDVEQGKVQITCDDRFDLYVNGRLVGSGTEWQKLKSFDIQRFLVSGPNTIAVAAENTTPGSAGLVARITVRQKGSTDVSHSTDATWRTSDHETVGWEKPGFDDAAWPLPQVLGEFGHAAPWGNKVTASDGAQIARFTIAPEFRVERVLKADDTGSLIAMSFNEFGEMLASREGGPLLIITDNDQDGVPDTVNTYCDQIKTVQGILPLNGNVFAVGEGPEGIGLYRLTDENQDRQADTVKLLLKFKGEMHEHGPHAVVLGPDGLIYLMIGNHTACTSPEEGGGPHHHWYEGDLVQPRYEDAGGHAVGIKAPGGVVLRTDTEGSFVQTFAGGFRNAYDLAFNRQGDLFTFDSDMEWDEGLPWYRPTRINHITAGGEFGWRSGWANWPEYFYDGLPATLNVGRGSPTGMVVYNHYTMPARYHNALFACDWSQGRILAIRMTPGRGSYEAKSEVFLEGRPLNVTDIEVGPDGWLYFCTGGRGTDGGVYRVVWTGKIPPRPATPGAVEAIYQPQFDSAWGRQRVATIQQKLGSKWDRELIGIAENVKNKPEDRARALDLMQLLGPFPTGELLVKLSRDRSPEIRAKVAFLMGLHADEKTGPALAGLLSDPDPTVQRTACEAIVRSHGDAPTDKLLKLAASPHRYVATAASRALQQAPRDTWQDEVLNTKELRVFLVGGAALAALDSDPNLARVIVIRCGEWMKGYVSDPDFIDLLRLMQIAMHRGQLKVDDVPEVARQLEREYPSRDYTINRELLRLLVHLQQSAIIPRLLEELESNAPMPEKIQAATHARFLESGWTTDQKMALLEFYEKSRDLPGGHSYGLYLDNFGRDFFTKFSEEERMLVLARGEHAPTAALTTLSLMPENLSSEQLEQLIQLDARLQPLEQPAAQKLRLGIVAVLARSATPRAMAYLRERFEAEPNRRQDLAIGLAQHPDGENWPYLLRALPVVEGGLAREVLAQLTKVDRKPEQPEPIRQVILCGLRLGENGSAQASELLTKWTGQQAGGGGSWEATMGAWQEWFQNQYPDQPAATLPKETAENRWTVDEIVTFLASAEGQAGDRERGLAVFDKAQCVKCHRFGNRGDGIGPDLSTVSQRFQRREIVESVIHPSHVISDQYASKTVQTERGMQFTGIVGEAGVGAVVVLQSNGEKVTVPKNEIDQIFPSQKSAMPEGLFNTLTLEEIADLFAYLSAAPGKPNAVAEGVGKPGIKVRQR
- a CDS encoding rhomboid family intramembrane serine protease, with the protein product MGIYDREYYQEQRPGFVLGGGARTMVTNLILINVAVYILDLFTDGSLRENLSLRPDLFRHPWNAWQLLTAGFIHSYDMWHILVNMLVLFFFGRDVEAIYGRMEFLRIYLSLVVLSSLAWVVSQTIWDRHAAAMMGASGAVMGIMVLYILHFPRRMIYIWGVFPVPAWALGILYVGSDFMGFVGPQHRGAGPRVAYETHLAGAAFAALYYYLHINLGQLLPSGGFRGWRPRPRLRVHDPRPEGSERLDDRVDAILDKVSREGIDSLSASERQMLEDASRRYQRRRS
- a CDS encoding DUF1080 domain-containing protein, whose amino-acid sequence is MPQRRLARFASFAIAMFFASEMLAAEPDWQPLVQGNSLDGWVQRGGKAKYRAENGEVVGTSVPNTSNSFLCTARDYGDFELELEFKVDPTLNSGIQIRSQCFDEPTEVKTAEKTIKIPAGRVHGYQVEIDPSDRAWSAGIYDEGRRGWLNDLKDNQPARQAFRQNDWNKVRVVCRGDSIRTWLNDVPAADLKDNMTPKGFIALQVHGVGSRGEPLEVRWRNIRIREL
- a CDS encoding Ig-like domain-containing protein; its protein translation is MQALQGIRSTTLMLVVLVVMVGCDTQKPSQSAVTNIGSVDDRHGALRVQLVESDDGETASFDLIGLPASELQAFAALDEAQRGATLQVFVGKAPTDDLPAIAGTATVVGNALRFSPRYPFRSGLHYCVRIDRAALGNAGDAGATPGIVSFSLARPEGPATQIAHVYPTADRLPENHLKFYVHFSAPMSRGEAYERVHLLDADGHELPAVFLELGEELWDPAMQRFTLLFDPGRVKRGLVPREELGSVLTAGRDYTLVIDADWHDAQGQPLAAGLRKPFHVEEVDQTPIDISTWKLVPPPAASRDPLAVTFPEPLDHSLLQRLLHVTTAAGEAVAGTVEISLAETRWQFTPEQPWPAGDYELVVETTLEDLAGNAVGRAFDVDLFGPVTERIETETVSRPITIAAP
- the cheB gene encoding chemotaxis-specific protein-glutamate methyltransferase CheB gives rise to the protein MRIAIVNDLALAREVLRRAVLSVPAYTIAWTAENGEEAVARAAADLPDIILMDLVMPVMDGVEATRRIMAATPCPILLVTSSVTGNLNQVYAAMGHGGLDAVNTPTFGPGGVVQDAEPMLARIAKLARSTQISASRAGADMSGPRADISAAHVTAVSPPAAVGELPPLVILGASTGGPEAAAQVLSTFPADFPAAVVIVQHIAADFASGLAHWLSTRTRLPVAVARAGEEPRAGAVALAATNDHLLLRANRRFQYSAEPLGNPYRPSVDVFCESAARHWTTPGVGGILTGMGSDGGRGMLALQRAGWLTLAQDRETSVVYGMPKAAVDLCAVAQSLSLSKIGPEIVGHILSLKRPRAAR